One Anolis carolinensis isolate JA03-04 chromosome 5, rAnoCar3.1.pri, whole genome shotgun sequence DNA segment encodes these proteins:
- the LOC134299345 gene encoding progonadoliberin-2: MASQRRTFLLFVCLLLTVGLHLSRAQHWSHGWYPGGKREAEAPPLSPEGSEDIKLCHGEDCTYLKIPRDKIVKTLLADMLARLQKKK, translated from the exons ATGGCATCCCAGAGAAGGACCTTCTTGCTTTTTGTCTGCCTTCTGCTCACTGTCGGTCTGCATCTGTCCAGAGCCCAGCATTGGTCCCACGGCTGGTACCCAGGAGGGAAGAGAGAGGCTGAGGCTCCACCACTGAGCCCAGAG GGCTCTGAAGATATCAAACTGTGTCACGGGGAGGACTGCACATATCTGAAGATCCCAAGAGACAAAATCGTGAAGACTCTCCTG GCTGACATGCTAGCAAGACTTCAGAAGAAAAAATGA